CGGGATTCACCTGGTCCGGGGGCAGGTTCGGTTCGCCCCAGTTGAAGTGGCGGGCACCGTAGGGACAGGCGGCCATGCAATAGCGGCAGCCGATGCACCAGTTGTAGTCCACGACCGTGATGCCGTCCTTCTCGCGCCAGGTGGCGCCCACAGGGCAGACCTTCACGCAGGGCGGCTTCTTGCACTGCTGGCACTGGACCGGCATGTAGAAGTGGCCTTCGCGGGGAACCTCCGCGGGATCGTAGTACTGATCCGCGTGCTGGAGGTTGACGCCCTCCTCCTTCTCCAGCTCAAGGACGCGGATCCACTGCACTTCCGGGCTCCGAGACTGGTTGTTCTCCTTCACGCAGGCATGAACGCAGCGGCGGCATCCGATGCAGCGGCTGAGATCCAGGGCGTAGCCGAAGATCACCCCGGGCAGGGGCGCTGTGTTGGTGACCTTGACCTCACGGCCGTACTTCTCCTTGTATTCCCTCTCGAGGCGGGCGATGACATCGCGCACTTCATCCTTCGACAGCTCGCGGAAGTTGTGCTGGAGGAACTCCTCGTGGCTGAGCTTTCCGCACCCCGTGAGGGCTGTGGCCACGGCCGCCACGGCCGTGCCGAGGAACTCGCGGCGGCTGCCGCCGCCCGGGGTGGATGAGGCGCAGCCCTCGGCGGGCTGGATGGGTTCTTGGGCCGTCATCGGGCACCCCCCTTCCGGGCTTGGATCTGTTCGGGCCGGGTGGGCGGAGGCATGGGCTTCAGTGCCTGGAACCGCGGCGAATGGGGGTTGTGGCAATTAACGCAGAGCAGGTACTGCTTGGCGCCGTTCCAGCTGCCGGTGCGCTTGCCGTGAACGCCCACGCGCCAGTCGCGGAACTTGTCGCCATGGCACTGGCCGCATAGCTGGTAGGAGGTGTCGAACCCGATCCGCTCTCCGCTGGCCAGGCGCAGGCGGTCCCTATTCGCCGGGTCGTGACAGTCCAGGCACCAGCGGCTTTCCGGGCCGTGGTTGAGGACGATGTCCCCGTGCATGCCCGTGAGTTCCCGGCGCTGGGGGTTCACCTTCATGGACTTGCCGTCGTGGCAGGAAGAGCAGGGGAAAATTCCCTCGCTGAAGGGAGGCTTGGGCACCTGGATGCCCTCCTGGGCCACTGCGCCAAGCGTCGGAAGAGGCGCGGGTGGCGGGGCGGGAGGGTCCGCCAGGGCGGCCAGCCCCAGGGTGACCAGGAGTCCCGCCGTCCGGGCGGGGAGCGAGAGGCGACGGACCAGGAGTTCTTTCATCGGTTCACCTTCAGCAGGCGGGGCGCGAGGATGAGCGTCGTCCCGAAGAACATGAAGGCCAGGAAGAGGGTCAGCGGACGACCCACGGCCAGGTCTTCGAACAGGAATTTCAGGGCGGTGAGGACGAGCATCGGGTAGACCAGCCATCGCAGTTCAAGGACGGGGAGCCGGCGCCCGAGCCAGGCCAGGGCGATGGCCAGGGCCGACAGCACGCCCGTGCGGGCCACGGCCAAGGTGCCGGGGTCGGGGGCGCCCCGGGCGAGGGCCCGACAGCAGCCCCAGATCGTCAGCGCCCCGAAACCCGCGGCGGTCAGCGCCCCGAGCACCAGCACGGGGGCCCGCATGCGGGCCGCGATGGAATCCGGGGGGCGGCGCAGCAGGAACAGCGCCAGGGAGGCCGCCAGGGCCGCCAGGCTGGCGAAGCCGGCCAGGGGCAGGCGGGCGGCGGCCCCGGCAGGATCCAGGAAGGCGCGGAGGGACCAGAGGGCGAGCCCCGAGGCGACGGACGAGGCGATGAGGTAGATCGCGCCCTGCAGGATGAGGACGGCCCTGCGGAGGCGCAGCCCCGCCACCATGGCGGCCAGTCCCAGGGCACCGCTGAAGACGGCGAACAGGGGCTGTGGCAAGACGATGGGCCCCCCCAGCAGGAGGAAGATGAGGGCGAGGAAGGTGAAGAAGTTGAAATTGGCGCGCGTCTCCTCCTGGTCCTCCGCAAAGGGGGCCGCGGCGGCATAGCAGCCCACGCCCGCCAAGGAAACGCCACCCCCGAGCAGGGCCGCGCCCGATCCCGAGGTCAGGGCGATGCGGACGGCGCCCCCGAAGCCCACCAGCAGGACGATGGCGGTCTGCACGGATTCAAAGGCATTGATCACCCGGCGCCGCTGGAGCATCCGCCCCGCGAAGCTGCCGATGTAGAGGGCCGCCAGGGCCAGGGCCAGGGCCATGGCGCGGTCCGGGGAGATCCCGCGGTACGCCTCGGGCGGCCCCCCGGGCCAGGCGGCCAGCAGGGCGAGGATCAGCACGCCGAGATCCGCGGCGAGGGCGGTGGGCCAGCGCAGGCCGTGCCACCGCCGTCCGTAGGTGAGCCACAGGGCCGCCACCCCCAGCAGGAGGAACGCCGCGGCGAAGGGCTCGATGGCCTGGCGGATCGCCATCATGGCGAAGCCCGCCCCCAGAGAGGCGAGGGTGGCGATCCAGATGATGGGCTGGAGGTCCCGCCGCCAGGCCACGGCGCCATGCAGACCGGTGACAGCGAGGAGGAGGAGGGCCGCGGGACCGGGCGCCAGGATGCCGAACCGGGTGGTCGATTCCACAATCAGCGGATAGGCGATGAGGATGGAGGCGAGGGCGTGGAAGGCGGAATCCAGGGGGTGCTTGCCGCGGTCGGCGAGAAGCGCCCAGCTCAGGGCGTAGGCCAGGCCCAAAGCCATGCCCCAGCCGCGAGGGAGGGTGCCCGCGTCCACGAGGGCCCGGATGAAGGTGGCGCCGCCCAGGATGAGGCAGACGCGGCCGATGAGCCCCACGAAGTGGGCCGGGCTGGGTAGGGCGGGTGGGGTGGGCAGGGTGGGGTGGGATTCCAGGGCCAGGACCACCGGGGTCCCGGCGGGTTCGGGCGCTGAGGACTCCAGGGCCGAAACCCGGACCTCCAGGTGCTGGACCTGCTCCGCCAGGACAGCCAGGCGTGCCTCAAGGGAACTCGACAGGCCTTCGGCTGCAGCGGGTTTGAGAGGAGAAACCTCGGTCCTGGACATCGATCGTTCCTCTGAGGAGGTGGAATCGACTTTGGGTAGGGTGTTGGGCCTTCATGCCACGCCCCAGGGGGAGGAGCGTCAAGAAAAATAAAGACATTCCAAATAATGCATAAAGAAAACAATGAATGGTGTTATCACATCGTGAAGTCCACGGTCTTCCGGGCGGCGCCAGGGCCCTGTGAGAAAACCGATGGATACAGGTGTCCCGATGGTTCGCCCGTGGGAGTGGGCATGTGCCGGCCGTCACAGCCCCGGCCCCAACCCCGCTAGGCTGGAGGACCGGAGCCCTCATGCCTGTGTTGCACCTTCGCCGCGGAATCCTCCTCGCCTGCCTGCTCGCCCTGGCGGTGAACCTGGGTGCCCAGGGCCTGACGCGGGATCTGACGGTGGTGCTGCTCCGTCACGCCGAGCGCCAGTCGCTCTTCGATGCCGATTCGCCCCTGGCCGAAGCCGGTCTGCGCCGAGCCCAGGCCCTGGTGCCTTTGCTGGAGGGCTTCCGGCCCGCGGCGCTCTACACTTCGGACCTGCGGCGCACCCAGCAGACCCTGGCTCCGCTGGCGGCGAAGCTCGGCATGGTCCCGCTGGTGCGATCCAAGGACGGGAGCGAAGCCCTGGCCGCCGAGCTCCTCCGCGATCACCGGGGCCGCACGGTGATCGTCTGCTGGCACCACGACCTGGTGAAGAAGGTGGCCCGGGGGCTGGGGGTGAAAGGGCCTCTGCCCTACTGGACTCTCGACACCTATGACCGCCTCTGGATCGTGCGGGTGCCCGCCCAGGGGGCAGTCACGCTGGAGGAGCGGATCCAGGAGCCGTCAGCGCCAGCTGCCGCCGGGGCGGCCCAGGGCCGCTAGCACCTCTTCCGCGGCCCGGAGACCGTGGTCCTGGGCCTCCTCGAAGAGGGCCAGGCCGCTGAGCTCCGTGTGCGCGAAGTGGATGGCGCCGAAGGGGCGGGACAGGCTGAGGAAGGCCGGATCCCAGAGCAGCCCAGGCTCCGGGCGCACCATGGCATGGCCCCAGCGCATTCCATCGAGGCGCGTGACCAGGCCCTTCAGGTCGGGGTGGGCTGGCCGCAGGTCATCCATCACCATGCGCGCGCAGGCGGGCCAATCCATGGCGCGAAGGCGCGCCCGCTCGGCCTCACTATCGGCTCCGGCAAAGGGACGGTACCAGGTCCAGACCGTGGGCCCATGGTCCTTCAGGCTCTGGTGGGTGGCCACCACATAGCCCAGGGCCTCGCTGTCCCGCAGGACATTGTCCCAGGCCAGGGGAAAGCCGGTCTCCTTGGGCCGCGCCCGGAGCGTGAGGTTGGCCACCAGCCAGGGCGCGTTGCGGATGCGGGTCGAAGCCGGGCGCGCGGAGGCGAAGCCTTCGATCACATGACGGGCCACATGCTGCGGCCCGGCGAAGATCACCCGCTGCGCCTTCCAGCCGAGGCGCCGCTGGTTCGCCGCATCCCAGACCGTGACGAGGAGGCCGTCCTTCTCCGCGCGGATGGCGGTGGCCATCGTGCCGCAACGCAAGCGGTCTCCGCAGGCCCTGCGCAGGTGGTCGATGAGGAAGCCGTTGCCCTGGGGCCAGGTGAGGAGGGGGCGCGAATCCTCGCCGGGGCCCTGTTTGCGGGCGGCAAAGTAGAAGAGGCCCGCCCAGGCGCTGGTGGTCTCCAGATGGGAACCGTAGTCGTCCCGGCAGGCGTAATCCAGCAGCCAGCGCAGACGCGGCGAGGAGAGCCCCTGCTGGTCGAGCCAGGCGGAGAAGGGGAGGCCATCCAGGGCGCGGGCCTCCGGCGCATCCGAGCACCGGGAGCGGGGAATGCTGAAGGCAGGGCGGCCCCGGGCATCACGGAAGGCGGCCCAGCGGTCCACCTCGCGGAAGAAGGCGTGGTACTGGCGCTCATCCTCAACGCTGGCGCCCGCCCGCAGGTAGAGGCCCTCCCACCACTGGCCGTAGGCGAAGATGCGCTCCTCGGGCGCGCGAACGGTGGCTTCTTCGGCGAAGCGCGGATCGCCTTTCGCGTCGAAGCCCTCCAGGACGCCGCATTCGTCCAGCAATCGCAGCACGGCATGGTTGCCGCGGTCGGGCACGGGCAGGTAGTGGGCGGCCCAGGGGAAGGCACTCACATGGTTGCGGCCGGACCTCGAGGTGCCACCGGGCTCCGGCTCCAGCTCCAGCACCCGGAAATCATCCAGGCCACCGCCGGCCAGCCGCCAGGCGGCGCTGAGCCCCGCCACGCCGCCCCCCACGACCAGCACGGAGACGGGTTCGAAGCGCTCGGGATCGGGGAAGGCGCCGCCCCGCAGCCAATGGCCCAGGGGAAGATCCGGCCCCACGAGTTCACCTTGGAACGGGAACTCGGGCTTCCTGCGGCAGGCCAGCGACATCGCCGACAGGGTCCCGGCGACAAGGAAATCGCGGCGCTTCATGATCGTGGGCTCACGACCACCGCCGCCACTCCCGGGTGTAGAGGTGGACGAGCACCTGGTTGTCGAGGCGGTTCACCTCCACGGGCACGCGGTCCATGTCCCTGGGGAAGGCGAACATGGCGGCCGTGGCCTCGTCAGACAGGTGGCGCAGCCCCGGCAGCACGCGGGTGGGCACCTCGAAGTCGCGTTTCGAGGCCAGGGCGAAGCCCCACACGCCGAAGGAGGGCACGGCCAGGTGGTAGGGGCGGACCTTCAGCCCCGAGGCCTCCATGGTGGCGGCGATGCACCAGAAGGATTGCCGGGCCATGAGGGGCGAAGTGCTCTGCACGGCCACGAGCGCGTCATCGGCCAGGCGGCGCTGGAGGATGCGGTAGAACCGGGAGGTGTAGAGCTTCCCCAGGGCGTAGGTGTTGGGATCCGGGAAATCCACGAAGGCCAGGTCGAAGGGGGGGCCGGGGGTCTCCTGCAACCAGACCATGGCGTCGGCATTGACGACTTTGACTCGGGGATCGTCCAGGGCCGCGCCATTAAGTTGACGCACCATGACCTGGTTCCGGGCCATGTCGGTCATGGCCGGATCCAGATCCACCAGCACCACCTCCTGCACGGAGGGGTGCTTCAGCACTTCCCGCACGGCCAGGCCGTCGCCTCCGCCGCAGATCAGGATGCGCTTCGCATCGGGCCGGGCGCCGAAGGCCGGATGCACGAGGGCTTCGTGGTAGCGGTACTCGTCGGCTGATGAGAACTGCAGATTGCCGTTGAGGAAGAGCTGGAAGCTGCCCCGGCCGCGGGTGAGCACGATGCGCTGGTAGGCACTGTCCTTGGCGTAGACGATCTCGTCGGCGAAGATCTCCTCCTCCACGGCCAAGGTGAACTTCCCGGCGAAGACCAGCCCCACGGCCAGCAGGGCCATCACCACGGCGCAGCGCAGGCGGATCATCCGGGTGGGGCCGAGCTGGGACTGCAGCAGGTGCGTGGACCAGAGGCCCACGGCCGCGTTCAGCAGGCCGAAGAGGAGGCTGGTGCGCACCAGGCCCAGCTTGGGCATGAGCAGGAGCGGGAAGAGCAGGGAGGCGAAGAGGGCGCCGATGTAGTCGAGGGTGAGCACACCCGCCACCAGATCCTTGAAGCGCACCTGATCCTTGAGGATGCGCATCAGGATGGGGATTTCCAGGCCCACGAGGGTGCCCACGGCCATCACCACGCCGTAGAGCACCACCCGGAAGGCGTGGGTGTGGGCGAAGGCCTGGAAGAGGATGGGGGCCGAGAAGCCGCCCACCAGCGCCACCGCCAGCTCCAGGTCCACGAAGCGCCGGGCCAGGCCGCGCTGGAGGAACTTCGACAGCCAGGACCCCAGCCCCATGGCGCTGAGGTAGACCCCGATCACCGTGGAGAACTGCGTGACGGAATCCCCCAGGAGGTAGCTCGACAGCGTCCCCGCCACCAGCTCATAGATCAGCCCGCAGCTGGCGATGAGCAGCACACTGATGAAGAGCAGGGGCGCCTTCAGCGTCGGCTGCGACACCTCGCCGGTGGGCTGTGGCGCATCACCCATGGATCGCGGCGGCGATGATGAGGCTGATGCCAAGGATGAGGCAGCCGAGGACGATGCCGAGGGCGGTGTTCTGGTCATCCTCCATCTCCTTGCGGAGGGAGAAGGGGAGGACCTTCACGAGCACGAGCCACACCAGGCCGAGGATGACGAGGCCCAGGACGGAGAAGACGGTGGCGACGAGAAGCTGATGCAGCAGCTGGTTCGTGATCATCACTTACCTCCGTGGAAGCCGTTGTTGTGCAGGAAGGTGCGGTAGGCGCCTGGCGTCTGGCGGACGCTGGGCGGCAGATCGGCGCGGCGGCGCTGGCCGAAGAACTCCCGACCGAAGAAACCGTTGGCGATCATCAGGCTGAAGCCACCGCCGAGAAAGAGCAGATAGAGGATCCGCATCAGCTGCCTCCGCTGTTGGGTGCGTACATGCTTTCCTGCCAGCGCCGGCTTTCGAAGGCCGCCAGGCGGAACACCATGAGCAGGGGCCCCACGAGGATGGCCACCAGGGCGAGGCCGGGGTAGAGCCACCGCATCACGCCCTGGCGCAGCTGCACCTCGATGGTGCGGACTGGAGGCACAGGGCCATCCCACTGGGGGGCCAGGCGCAGCACATAGGTACCTGGAGGCACTGCGCTCAGGAAGACGGTCTGGGCCTGCGCCCCCTCGGACCAGGACTCACCGCCATCCACGCCGTGATACCAGCTGGACTCCACGAGGAAGAGCTCCGCCACACCGCTGGTCTCACTCACCAGCGCACCCTCCAATCCGACCCAGCTGTTGTTGACGGGGGCGCTGAGGGTGACGGCCAGGTTCCGGTAGCCGTTCTTGATCTCGATGGGATCGGAGAAGAAGACGGGCTCCTGGGCTTCGCCGGAGGGGGCGTTCGTGGCCGGGACCTGGGCTGGTGCCGCGGGCCTGCGGGCGGGGATGGTCTTCCGGGGGGCCTCCACAGCCGTGGGCTGGAGGTGGGCCAGCTCGAACAGATCGAGCCGCCGGCGGAACAGCTCCTGGTTGCGGTGGGTCATGGATTCCACCATCACCCCCACCAGCAGGAGGCCCAGGGCGCCCACCACCCAGAGGGCGGACTTCGCCAAGGCGACCTTGTGGGGGTTGGGCTGGAAGGATGCGATGCCGGTGGGTGGAGGAGGGGCCCCGTGGAGCTTGAAGGCCTTCCAGACCGCCTCGGGCTCGAGGTAGGTGGAGAGGCTCCAGTTCACTTCCTCGCCACCGCCTTGGTGCGCCTGCCGCTCGCGGGTGAGGCTGCGGGGCGGGGCGACGAACTCGGTGACCTGCACCCGCTCACCCTGCTCGACCTGCCAGTAGAACTCGCCCCACACGCCCTCGACGACGGCTTCCACATCCTGGAATCGCCGCCAGTCCGCGCCCAGGGCCGACAGGTTCTTCTGCCCGTCGCGGGCCTGGGGGAGGTCGCCGGACGCCACGGCGACGGCTACGCTCCAGTGGCCGTCGCTCTGCACCAGCCAGCGGAAGCCCTGCTGGCCGTCCAGCAGCAGGTATTCGGTCCAGGGATAGGCGGTGTCCTCAAGGGTGCAGCTGCGCCGCAGCTGGCCGATGCAGGTGACTTTTTCGCCGTCCAGCAGGCCCTCGGCGCCCAGGGGGATCACCACCTCCTGATGGGGCTGCTTCAGGCTCTTCAGGAAGGCCAGCTTGCCGTTCTCCGCGGACAGCAGGCTGCCGCAGCTGGGGCAACCCACGCGCTGCGTCTGGTCCGGTGCCCGCAGGGCCAGGGCGCCCCCACACTTGGGGCAGTTGAGGCTCTGGGCGCCCAGCTTGGGAGTCCTGCGCGTACCCCCTTGGATGCCGAGGTCGGACAGCGGCACCTCCCGGCCCAGGAAGAACAGCGGAGGCTCATCGCTGTAGTCCAGGGTGGCGAAGGCGCCGTGGCGACCGGAGAGATCTGCGAAGCGGTAGGTGGCTCCGGGTTCCACGGTCCAGGGGATCTCGCCCTCGGCGCTGTGGAAGGTGGCCTCGCTGAGCTCGCCCACGGTCCAGAGGCCGTCGGGCCCGAGGTCGGCGAGGCCACCGGCCTGCAGGCCCTCGAAGGGGGGAAGGGGGCCATGCGGAGCCTGCGTGAAGGTCAGGTAGAAGCGGCCCTGGGCCTCCGCCAGCCAGCCCCATCGGCCATCGTCGAGCGCGAGGTACCACTCGTCCCACACGCCGCCCAGGGGATGCTTCAGCTGCACCCGGCCGGCCAGCGTGAAGGCTCTGCCCGTAAAGGTCCCCGAGGCGCCCAGGCCCAGAGGCGAGCCCGTATCCACGAGGTCGGCCACCTTTCCGATCAGCTCAGGGTCGCGGTCCCGCCGCGCGGCCAGGGCCTTGCAGTAGGAGCAGACGGCCACCATGGTCCCGGGCCGGAAGCTCAGGGCGGCACCGCAGCTGGGGCAGGAGGCGAGTGTGCTCATCAGTATCCGGTGATTATGCAGGCTTCTAGACCAAGGGGAAGATGCGGTCGAGCCCGTCGCGGAAAAGGGGTTCCGGCGTCAGGAGGCTCAGGACCAGGTGCCCGTCGCCGGGCAGGTCGAAGAACGAGCCCGGGTGGACGAGGACCGAGGCCGCTTCCAGCAGGCGCAGGGCGCAGGCCTCGTCCCCGTCCACGGCAGGGCGGCGCAGCAGGA
The window above is part of the Geothrix sp. genome. Proteins encoded here:
- a CDS encoding 4Fe-4S dicluster domain-containing protein, producing MTAQEPIQPAEGCASSTPGGGSRREFLGTAVAAVATALTGCGKLSHEEFLQHNFRELSKDEVRDVIARLEREYKEKYGREVKVTNTAPLPGVIFGYALDLSRCIGCRRCVHACVKENNQSRSPEVQWIRVLELEKEEGVNLQHADQYYDPAEVPREGHFYMPVQCQQCKKPPCVKVCPVGATWREKDGITVVDYNWCIGCRYCMAACPYGARHFNWGEPNLPPDQVNPDTHYLGNRPRPKGVVEKCTFCIQRTRKGLYPACVEICPTGSRKFGNLLDKTSEIRYVLENKRVFKLKEELNTQPNFFYFYGV
- a CDS encoding cytochrome c3 family protein, with protein sequence MKELLVRRLSLPARTAGLLVTLGLAALADPPAPPPAPLPTLGAVAQEGIQVPKPPFSEGIFPCSSCHDGKSMKVNPQRRELTGMHGDIVLNHGPESRWCLDCHDPANRDRLRLASGERIGFDTSYQLCGQCHGDKFRDWRVGVHGKRTGSWNGAKQYLLCVNCHNPHSPRFQALKPMPPPTRPEQIQARKGGAR
- a CDS encoding phosphoglycerate mutase family protein, translated to MPVLHLRRGILLACLLALAVNLGAQGLTRDLTVVLLRHAERQSLFDADSPLAEAGLRRAQALVPLLEGFRPAALYTSDLRRTQQTLAPLAAKLGMVPLVRSKDGSEALAAELLRDHRGRTVIVCWHHDLVKKVARGLGVKGPLPYWTLDTYDRLWIVRVPAQGAVTLEERIQEPSAPAAAGAAQGR
- a CDS encoding FAD-dependent oxidoreductase, with protein sequence MKRRDFLVAGTLSAMSLACRRKPEFPFQGELVGPDLPLGHWLRGGAFPDPERFEPVSVLVVGGGVAGLSAAWRLAGGGLDDFRVLELEPEPGGTSRSGRNHVSAFPWAAHYLPVPDRGNHAVLRLLDECGVLEGFDAKGDPRFAEEATVRAPEERIFAYGQWWEGLYLRAGASVEDERQYHAFFREVDRWAAFRDARGRPAFSIPRSRCSDAPEARALDGLPFSAWLDQQGLSSPRLRWLLDYACRDDYGSHLETTSAWAGLFYFAARKQGPGEDSRPLLTWPQGNGFLIDHLRRACGDRLRCGTMATAIRAEKDGLLVTVWDAANQRRLGWKAQRVIFAGPQHVARHVIEGFASARPASTRIRNAPWLVANLTLRARPKETGFPLAWDNVLRDSEALGYVVATHQSLKDHGPTVWTWYRPFAGADSEAERARLRAMDWPACARMVMDDLRPAHPDLKGLVTRLDGMRWGHAMVRPEPGLLWDPAFLSLSRPFGAIHFAHTELSGLALFEEAQDHGLRAAEEVLAALGRPGGSWR
- a CDS encoding polyamine aminopropyltransferase translates to MGDAPQPTGEVSQPTLKAPLLFISVLLIASCGLIYELVAGTLSSYLLGDSVTQFSTVIGVYLSAMGLGSWLSKFLQRGLARRFVDLELAVALVGGFSAPILFQAFAHTHAFRVVLYGVVMAVGTLVGLEIPILMRILKDQVRFKDLVAGVLTLDYIGALFASLLFPLLLMPKLGLVRTSLLFGLLNAAVGLWSTHLLQSQLGPTRMIRLRCAVVMALLAVGLVFAGKFTLAVEEEIFADEIVYAKDSAYQRIVLTRGRGSFQLFLNGNLQFSSADEYRYHEALVHPAFGARPDAKRILICGGGDGLAVREVLKHPSVQEVVLVDLDPAMTDMARNQVMVRQLNGAALDDPRVKVVNADAMVWLQETPGPPFDLAFVDFPDPNTYALGKLYTSRFYRILQRRLADDALVAVQSTSPLMARQSFWCIAATMEASGLKVRPYHLAVPSFGVWGFALASKRDFEVPTRVLPGLRHLSDEATAAMFAFPRDMDRVPVEVNRLDNQVLVHLYTREWRRWS
- a CDS encoding DUF350 domain-containing protein, which produces MITNQLLHQLLVATVFSVLGLVILGLVWLVLVKVLPFSLRKEMEDDQNTALGIVLGCLILGISLIIAAAIHG
- a CDS encoding DUF4178 domain-containing protein gives rise to the protein MSTLASCPSCGAALSFRPGTMVAVCSYCKALAARRDRDPELIGKVADLVDTGSPLGLGASGTFTGRAFTLAGRVQLKHPLGGVWDEWYLALDDGRWGWLAEAQGRFYLTFTQAPHGPLPPFEGLQAGGLADLGPDGLWTVGELSEATFHSAEGEIPWTVEPGATYRFADLSGRHGAFATLDYSDEPPLFFLGREVPLSDLGIQGGTRRTPKLGAQSLNCPKCGGALALRAPDQTQRVGCPSCGSLLSAENGKLAFLKSLKQPHQEVVIPLGAEGLLDGEKVTCIGQLRRSCTLEDTAYPWTEYLLLDGQQGFRWLVQSDGHWSVAVAVASGDLPQARDGQKNLSALGADWRRFQDVEAVVEGVWGEFYWQVEQGERVQVTEFVAPPRSLTRERQAHQGGGEEVNWSLSTYLEPEAVWKAFKLHGAPPPPTGIASFQPNPHKVALAKSALWVVGALGLLLVGVMVESMTHRNQELFRRRLDLFELAHLQPTAVEAPRKTIPARRPAAPAQVPATNAPSGEAQEPVFFSDPIEIKNGYRNLAVTLSAPVNNSWVGLEGALVSETSGVAELFLVESSWYHGVDGGESWSEGAQAQTVFLSAVPPGTYVLRLAPQWDGPVPPVRTIEVQLRQGVMRWLYPGLALVAILVGPLLMVFRLAAFESRRWQESMYAPNSGGS